Proteins encoded together in one Synechococcus sp. A15-62 window:
- the argH gene encoding argininosuccinate lyase gives MAGGVTGGAAGTWSDRFEQGLHPFIEAFNASIGFDLTLLQEDLDGSIAHARMLASVGVITEAEAEQLVEGLETVRAEAASGSFQPGLADEDVHFAVERRLIALLGPVGKKLHTGRSRNDQVGTDLRLWLRRRLDGLDQDLQRLQGALLTQADRHRRTMIPGYTHLQRAQPLCLAHHLLAYVEMLERDRERLQDVRKRVNICPLGAAALAGTPVPIDRQRTAKELGFSAVYANSLDAVSDRDFCVEFSAAASLVMVHLSRLAEEVIAWASEEFGFVRLSDRCATGSSLMPQKKNPDVPELVRGKTGRVFGHLQGLLTMIKGLPLAYNKDFQEDKEALFDAFRTTRDCVEAMAILFEEGLDFRVERLNEAVEQDFSNATDVADYLVSRGVPFREAYQLVGAVVRRCLEQGCLLRDLDLTAWKELHPAFEADLHDALAPRAVVAARRSEGGTGFERVDEQLQRWLQRFNGTQPVG, from the coding sequence ATGGCTGGTGGGGTGACCGGTGGTGCTGCAGGCACCTGGAGCGATCGTTTTGAGCAGGGTCTGCATCCCTTCATCGAGGCGTTTAACGCCTCCATCGGTTTTGACCTGACCCTTCTTCAGGAGGATCTCGACGGGTCGATCGCCCATGCCCGGATGCTTGCCAGCGTGGGGGTGATCACGGAGGCAGAAGCTGAGCAGCTGGTGGAGGGCCTGGAGACCGTTCGTGCTGAGGCGGCATCCGGCAGTTTCCAGCCCGGTTTGGCCGATGAGGATGTTCATTTCGCTGTGGAACGCCGGCTGATTGCCTTGCTGGGACCTGTTGGCAAGAAGTTGCACACCGGACGCAGCCGCAACGATCAGGTTGGGACTGATCTACGCCTCTGGCTGCGGCGACGGCTGGATGGCCTGGATCAGGATCTGCAGCGGTTGCAGGGGGCACTGCTGACCCAAGCGGATCGCCATCGCCGCACCATGATTCCCGGGTACACCCACTTGCAGAGGGCCCAGCCGCTCTGTCTCGCCCATCACCTGCTCGCCTATGTCGAGATGCTGGAGCGCGACCGTGAGCGACTTCAGGATGTGCGGAAACGCGTGAACATCTGCCCGCTTGGCGCTGCTGCCCTGGCGGGCACGCCGGTCCCGATTGATCGCCAGCGCACCGCGAAGGAGCTCGGTTTTTCAGCGGTTTATGCCAACAGCCTCGATGCGGTCAGTGACCGTGACTTCTGCGTTGAGTTCTCCGCTGCCGCCTCCTTGGTGATGGTGCACCTCAGCCGTCTGGCGGAAGAGGTGATCGCCTGGGCGTCCGAGGAATTCGGCTTCGTGCGGCTCAGCGACCGCTGTGCCACGGGCAGCAGCCTGATGCCTCAGAAGAAGAATCCCGATGTGCCTGAGCTGGTTCGGGGCAAAACCGGACGTGTCTTCGGACATCTCCAGGGGTTGCTGACCATGATTAAGGGTCTTCCGCTGGCTTACAACAAGGATTTTCAGGAAGACAAGGAGGCGCTGTTTGATGCCTTCCGCACAACACGTGATTGTGTTGAGGCGATGGCGATTTTGTTTGAGGAAGGCCTTGATTTCAGAGTCGAACGCCTTAATGAAGCGGTGGAGCAGGATTTCTCCAACGCAACGGATGTGGCCGACTATCTGGTGTCTCGCGGTGTTCCATTTCGCGAGGCTTATCAATTGGTCGGTGCTGTGGTCCGGCGCTGTCTGGAGCAGGGATGTCTCTTGCGGGACCTTGATCTGACTGCCTGGAAGGAACTCCACCCAGCCTTTGAGGCGGATCTGCATGACGCCCTGGCGCCACGTGCTGTTGTAGCCGCTCGTCGCAGTGAAGGGGGGACAGGATTTGAGCGTGTTGATGAACAGCTTCAGCGCTGGTTACAGCGTTTCAACGGAACTCAGCCGGTGGGATGA
- a CDS encoding RNA-binding protein, with the protein MSIFVGNLPFRAEQEDVIELFAQFGEVTNCALPLERDTGRKRGFAFIEMADESTEEAAIEGLQGAELMGRPLRINKAEPRGSAPRRGGGGYGGGGGGGYGGGGGGGGYRGGGGGYGGGGGGGYGGGDRPSGARGWEDRSYGARDNAGEGNAYDEGRSRRRRGSSSGGGDDYSGYGGAKG; encoded by the coding sequence GTGAGCATTTTTGTCGGCAACCTTCCCTTCCGCGCTGAGCAGGAAGATGTGATTGAACTGTTTGCCCAGTTCGGTGAAGTGACCAACTGCGCGCTGCCCCTTGAGCGGGACACAGGCCGCAAGCGTGGTTTTGCCTTCATTGAGATGGCCGATGAGTCAACTGAAGAGGCAGCGATTGAGGGGCTGCAGGGTGCAGAACTGATGGGCCGTCCTCTGCGGATCAACAAAGCGGAGCCCCGCGGCAGCGCCCCCCGTCGTGGCGGCGGCGGTTATGGCGGCGGCGGTGGTGGTGGCTACGGCGGTGGCGGTGGTGGTGGTGGTTATCGCGGTGGTGGCGGCGGCTATGGCGGCGGCGGCGGTGGTGGCTACGGCGGTGGCGATCGTCCCTCCGGTGCACGGGGCTGGGAAGACCGCAGCTATGGCGCCCGCGATAACGCTGGTGAGGGCAATGCCTACGACGAAGGTCGCAGCCGTCGTCGCCGTGGATCGTCCAGTGGCGGTGGCGATGATTATTCCGGTTACGGCGGAGCTAAGGGCTGA
- the dusA gene encoding tRNA dihydrouridine(20/20a) synthase DusA: MTASGSTAAYRFSVAPMLDCTDRHFRVLMRQISRRALLYSEMVVAQALHHSKRRNKLLDFDPVEHPIALQVGGDDPVLLAEAARLAQDWGYDEINLNVGCPSQKVQAGNFGACLMAEPDLVARCVEAMVDAGGLPVTVKHRIGIDDLDSDALLTNFVDRVALAGASRFAVHARKAWLEGLDPKQNRTIPPLQHERVVALKQRRPDLVIELNGGLECPEDCLQALEGCDGAMVGRAAYSHPLRWTSVDALIFGEESRQILASDVVDGLLPHAAAHLERGGRLWDLCRHLVQLVEGVRGARHWRRELGEKAQRPGADLKVLVQAGQQLKDAGL; the protein is encoded by the coding sequence ATGACTGCCTCCGGATCCACCGCTGCCTACCGCTTCAGTGTGGCGCCGATGCTGGATTGCACCGACCGCCACTTCCGGGTGCTGATGCGGCAGATCAGCCGCAGGGCCCTGCTCTACAGCGAAATGGTGGTGGCCCAGGCGCTGCACCACAGCAAACGCCGCAACAAGCTGCTGGATTTTGATCCTGTGGAGCATCCCATCGCCCTGCAGGTGGGGGGGGACGACCCAGTCCTGCTGGCTGAGGCGGCACGACTGGCTCAGGACTGGGGCTACGACGAGATCAACCTGAATGTGGGTTGTCCCAGCCAGAAGGTGCAGGCCGGAAATTTCGGTGCCTGCCTGATGGCGGAACCGGATCTGGTCGCCCGCTGCGTGGAAGCCATGGTGGACGCAGGGGGACTCCCCGTGACCGTGAAGCATCGGATCGGCATTGACGATCTCGACAGCGATGCGCTGCTGACGAACTTCGTGGATCGGGTGGCGCTGGCGGGGGCCAGCCGCTTCGCTGTTCATGCCCGTAAGGCTTGGCTGGAGGGCCTCGATCCCAAGCAGAACCGAACGATTCCTCCGCTGCAGCATGAGCGCGTGGTGGCTCTCAAACAACGTCGCCCCGATCTGGTGATTGAACTCAACGGGGGGCTGGAATGCCCTGAAGACTGCCTTCAGGCACTGGAAGGCTGCGATGGCGCCATGGTGGGCCGAGCAGCCTACAGCCATCCCCTGCGCTGGACCAGCGTCGATGCCTTGATCTTCGGGGAGGAATCACGCCAGATCCTGGCGTCAGACGTTGTAGACGGGCTGCTTCCCCATGCTGCCGCTCATCTGGAACGAGGGGGCCGACTCTGGGACCTCTGCCGTCACCTGGTGCAACTCGTGGAAGGTGTCCGTGGTGCACGGCACTGGCGCCGGGAGCTGGGGGAGAAAGCCCAGCGCCCAGGAGCCGACCTGAAAGTCTTGGTCCAAGCCGGGCAACAGCTGAAGGACGCAGGACTCTGA
- the msrB gene encoding peptide-methionine (R)-S-oxide reductase MsrB, producing the protein MSLSAAVLSRRSLLLAAMAGVFGSLWRPQPVLAASKAGDPSWDLNADQWRERLSPQAYDVLRNEGTERPFTSPLNGEKRSGTYHCAGCDAALFSSEAKFDSGTGWPSFWQPLDGAIATKVDFKLILPRTEYHCSRCGGHQGHVFNDGPRPTGKRYCNNGVALRFQPA; encoded by the coding sequence ATGAGCTTGAGTGCCGCCGTTCTGTCCCGTCGATCGCTGCTGTTGGCAGCAATGGCAGGGGTGTTTGGCAGTCTCTGGAGACCTCAGCCTGTGCTGGCGGCATCCAAAGCTGGCGACCCCTCGTGGGATCTCAATGCCGACCAGTGGCGTGAACGGTTGTCTCCCCAGGCCTATGACGTGTTGCGCAATGAGGGAACGGAGCGCCCTTTCACTAGTCCGCTCAATGGGGAGAAGCGTTCCGGCACCTATCACTGCGCTGGTTGTGATGCAGCGTTGTTTTCGTCGGAGGCCAAATTCGACAGCGGCACCGGCTGGCCCAGCTTCTGGCAGCCCCTGGATGGAGCCATCGCCACGAAAGTAGATTTCAAATTGATCCTGCCGCGCACGGAATACCACTGCAGCCGTTGTGGTGGGCACCAGGGCCATGTGTTCAATGACGGACCACGACCCACTGGCAAGCGCTACTGCAACAACGGTGTCGCCCTCCGCTTCCAGCCCGCTTGA
- a CDS encoding NAD(P)/FAD-dependent oxidoreductase — protein sequence MSPSASSPLDLIVVGGGPAGYMAAITAAEQGVQQVLVLEGTPEPLQKVRISGGGRCNVTHACWDPRELATHYPRGSRPLRGPFSRFACGDAIAWFDEHGLTLVEEPDGRMFPQQNRSEAVIQCLQKAARASGVQLRTKAMVQQVRVHPEGGFVLEGRGLEPLHGGCLMLATGGHPSGRNLAAALGHQVVPPVPSLFSLALQAPALSACSGIAIDDVGLDLKLGDQRFRQTGRVLITHRGLSGPATLRLSAFAARALHQNRYMGELKVDWSAGLGRQGVEQRLQQWRQEQARRTLSAAKPCEHLPRRLWQAFLTMAGVESERRWADLPIKLERRLVELLCAQRVPIQGRGPFGEEFVTAGGVSLGDVNLATMESRRCPGLYLAGELLDVDGVTGGFNFQACWSGGWLAGQAIAAVLTGSDQTR from the coding sequence GTGTCGCCCTCCGCTTCCAGCCCGCTTGATCTGATCGTTGTTGGCGGTGGTCCTGCCGGGTACATGGCGGCGATCACCGCAGCCGAGCAGGGGGTTCAGCAGGTGCTGGTGTTGGAAGGGACCCCTGAGCCCCTTCAGAAGGTGCGCATCAGCGGTGGCGGTCGTTGCAATGTGACCCATGCCTGCTGGGACCCCCGTGAACTGGCGACCCATTACCCCCGTGGCAGTCGACCGCTGCGGGGGCCCTTCAGCCGCTTCGCCTGCGGTGATGCGATCGCCTGGTTTGACGAGCATGGGCTAACGCTGGTGGAGGAACCCGATGGACGGATGTTCCCGCAGCAGAACCGTTCTGAGGCCGTGATTCAGTGCCTGCAGAAGGCGGCAAGGGCGTCGGGTGTTCAGCTGCGCACGAAGGCCATGGTCCAGCAGGTGCGCGTTCACCCCGAGGGGGGTTTTGTGCTCGAGGGCCGAGGCCTCGAGCCTTTGCATGGGGGCTGCTTGATGCTGGCCACGGGTGGGCATCCCAGTGGCCGAAACCTGGCGGCAGCCCTCGGCCATCAGGTGGTGCCGCCGGTGCCATCGCTGTTCAGCCTTGCCCTGCAGGCACCGGCCCTCTCGGCCTGCAGTGGCATTGCCATCGACGATGTGGGTCTTGATCTCAAGCTGGGCGATCAGCGCTTCCGCCAGACCGGGCGGGTGCTGATCACCCACCGTGGTCTGAGTGGACCCGCCACGTTGCGCCTGTCAGCCTTTGCCGCCAGGGCCCTGCATCAGAACCGCTATATGGGTGAGCTCAAAGTGGATTGGAGTGCAGGTCTGGGCCGTCAAGGGGTGGAGCAGCGGCTGCAGCAGTGGCGACAGGAGCAGGCCCGGCGAACCCTTTCAGCAGCGAAGCCCTGCGAGCATCTGCCGCGGCGATTGTGGCAAGCCTTTTTGACCATGGCTGGGGTGGAGTCAGAGCGCCGTTGGGCGGATCTGCCGATCAAGCTGGAGCGTCGATTGGTGGAGCTGCTTTGTGCGCAGCGTGTGCCGATCCAGGGACGTGGACCCTTTGGGGAGGAGTTCGTCACCGCCGGCGGTGTTTCCTTGGGGGACGTCAACCTGGCCACGATGGAGAGCCGTCGCTGCCCTGGCCTTTATCTGGCGGGTGAACTGCTGGATGTGGATGGGGTGACCGGTGGTTTCAACTTCCAGGCCTGCTGGAGCGGCGGCTGGTTGGCGGGCCAGGCCATCGCGGCAGTGCTCACTGGATCTGATCAAACACGGTGA
- a CDS encoding type II secretion system F family protein, translating into MANLVLNGDVSRAEELRPVSPANTQNGKADGIDEKGLKSIDLNRLFEKAPGVKEKAVFASKLAALVDAGVPIVRSLDLIATQQKLPIFKRALTKVSLDVNEGIALATALRQWPKVFDQLSIAMVEAGEAGGVLDEALKRLAKLLEDNAKLQNQIKGALGYPVAVLVIAILVFLGMTIFLIPTFAGIFEDLGAELPAFTQLLVDLSELLRSPVALYAAGAILLSIWLFGRFYATHNGRRTIDRLVLKLPLFGELILMTATAQFCRIFSSLTRAGVPILMSMEISSETAGNSIISDAILASRGMVQEGVLLSNALIRHKVLPDMALNMLAIGEETGEMDKMLSKVADFYEDEVGAMVKALTSMLEPAMIVVVGGIVGSILLAMYLPMFTVFDQIQ; encoded by the coding sequence TTGGCCAACCTTGTACTCAATGGGGATGTTTCCCGCGCCGAAGAGCTGCGGCCCGTCAGCCCTGCAAACACCCAGAACGGCAAAGCTGATGGAATCGACGAGAAAGGTCTGAAATCAATCGACCTCAACCGCTTGTTTGAGAAAGCGCCGGGCGTCAAGGAGAAAGCCGTGTTCGCCAGCAAGCTGGCGGCCCTGGTCGATGCCGGCGTGCCGATCGTGCGCAGCCTCGATCTGATTGCGACGCAGCAGAAACTGCCGATTTTCAAACGTGCGCTCACCAAAGTGAGCCTCGACGTCAACGAGGGAATTGCCCTGGCAACAGCACTGCGTCAGTGGCCGAAGGTGTTTGACCAGCTCAGCATCGCCATGGTGGAAGCCGGGGAAGCCGGCGGTGTACTGGATGAAGCCCTGAAGCGACTGGCCAAGTTGCTGGAAGACAACGCCAAACTTCAGAACCAGATCAAGGGAGCCCTGGGCTATCCCGTGGCGGTGCTGGTGATCGCCATCCTGGTGTTCCTGGGCATGACCATCTTTCTGATCCCGACCTTCGCGGGGATCTTCGAAGATCTGGGTGCCGAGCTGCCGGCCTTCACCCAACTACTCGTCGACTTGAGCGAACTGCTGCGATCGCCTGTGGCGCTCTACGCAGCTGGAGCCATCCTGCTTTCCATCTGGCTGTTCGGTCGGTTCTATGCCACCCACAACGGCCGTCGAACAATCGACCGACTGGTATTGAAACTGCCACTGTTCGGCGAACTGATCCTGATGACAGCGACAGCTCAGTTCTGCCGGATCTTCAGTTCGCTCACGCGGGCCGGTGTGCCGATCCTGATGTCGATGGAGATCTCGAGCGAAACGGCGGGCAACTCAATCATTTCCGACGCCATCCTTGCCTCGCGCGGCATGGTGCAGGAGGGGGTGCTCCTCAGCAATGCGCTGATCCGCCACAAGGTGCTGCCCGACATGGCTCTGAACATGCTGGCCATCGGGGAGGAAACCGGTGAGATGGACAAAATGCTCAGCAAGGTGGCGGACTTCTATGAAGACGAAGTCGGCGCCATGGTCAAGGCACTCACCTCAATGCTGGAGCCCGCAATGATTGTGGTGGTGGGTGGAATCGTGGGATCCATCCTGCTGGCGATGTACCTGCCGATGTTCACCGTGTTTGATCAGATCCAGTGA
- a CDS encoding type IV pilus twitching motility protein PilT, whose protein sequence is MDLMIEDLMEQLVQGGGSDLHLATGQPPYGRFSGELRPMTDRPLAEEDCNKLIFSMLNNSQRKTLEQTWELDCAYGLKGVARFRVNVYRQKGSYAACLRALGSTIPSVELLNLPPVVLETSARPRGLVLVTGPTGSGKTTTLAALLDHINHTRSEHILTIEDPIEFVYQSDKSLVHQRQLNEDTRSFANALRAALREDPDVILVGEMRDLETIQLAVSAAETGHLVFGTLHTSSAAQTVDRMVDGLGGGTTDADPCAALGQFGRCVFPDPLPASEPGSRTVRSSDGPRNPDQHTRHRQPDPRGENSPALFPNPNRGRTRYADPGESLGQPCTQWGCFPRRRAAARQPCKHPERQS, encoded by the coding sequence ATGGATCTGATGATCGAAGACCTGATGGAACAACTGGTGCAGGGCGGTGGCAGTGATCTGCACCTAGCCACCGGTCAACCGCCCTACGGCCGCTTCAGCGGTGAACTGCGTCCGATGACGGACCGACCCCTGGCCGAGGAGGACTGCAACAAGCTGATCTTCTCGATGTTGAACAACAGCCAGCGCAAGACGCTGGAGCAGACCTGGGAACTGGACTGCGCCTACGGCCTCAAGGGAGTTGCACGCTTCCGCGTGAACGTCTACCGCCAGAAAGGCAGCTATGCCGCCTGCCTGCGAGCCCTTGGCAGCACGATTCCCAGCGTTGAACTGCTGAACCTGCCTCCTGTGGTGCTGGAGACCAGCGCGCGGCCCCGAGGTCTGGTGCTGGTGACGGGTCCAACCGGCTCAGGGAAGACCACAACCCTGGCGGCTCTGTTGGATCACATCAATCACACCCGCAGCGAACACATCCTCACGATCGAAGACCCGATCGAATTCGTGTACCAGAGCGACAAAAGTCTGGTGCACCAACGCCAGCTGAACGAAGACACCCGCAGCTTCGCCAACGCCTTGCGCGCCGCCCTGCGAGAGGACCCGGACGTGATCCTGGTGGGGGAGATGCGGGACCTTGAGACCATTCAACTGGCGGTGAGTGCCGCCGAAACCGGACATCTCGTCTTCGGAACCCTGCACACAAGCTCCGCCGCCCAGACCGTGGACCGAATGGTCGACGGTCTGGGCGGCGGAACAACAGACGCAGATCCGTGTGCAGCTCTCGGGCAGTTTGGTCGCTGTGTTTTCCCAGACCCTTTGCCGGCGTCAGAACCCGGCAGCAGGACAGTTCGGTCGAGTGATGGCCCAAGAAATCCTGATCAACACACCCGCCACCGCCAACCTGATCCGCGAGGGGAAAACAGCCCAGCTCTATTCCCAAATCCAAACAGGGGGAGAACAAGGTATGCAGACCCTGGAGAAAGCCTTGGCCAACCTTGTACTCAATGGGGATGTTTCCCGCGCCGAAGAGCTGCGGCCCGTCAGCCCTGCAAACACCCAGAACGGCAAAGCTGA
- the grpE gene encoding nucleotide exchange factor GrpE yields the protein MSGDASTPEQDQTFASGAVPATPESAPDAPEATSEQAPAAVDPADRMQQLEQELSALKQEYDTLNSQYMRIAADFDNFRKRQSRDQDDMRQQLVCSTLTEILPVVDNFERARQQLNPEGEEAQALHRSYQGLYKQLVEVLKQQGVARMDVVGQEFDPNLHEAVLREESSEFAEDVVCEELQRGYHRDGRVLRHAMVKVSMGPGPSDPGSAPAEAAAAPDQTAEEA from the coding sequence ATGAGCGGCGACGCCTCCACCCCAGAGCAGGACCAGACCTTTGCTTCCGGTGCTGTTCCAGCCACGCCGGAGTCCGCTCCGGATGCGCCCGAGGCGACGTCTGAACAGGCCCCTGCAGCGGTGGATCCGGCCGATCGGATGCAGCAGCTCGAGCAGGAATTGAGCGCGTTGAAGCAGGAGTACGACACGCTCAACAGCCAATACATGCGCATTGCGGCGGATTTCGACAACTTCCGCAAGCGCCAGAGCCGCGACCAGGACGACATGCGTCAGCAGCTGGTCTGCTCGACCCTCACGGAGATTCTCCCCGTCGTCGACAATTTCGAGCGGGCCCGTCAGCAGCTGAATCCTGAAGGGGAGGAAGCTCAGGCGCTGCATCGCAGTTACCAGGGTCTGTACAAGCAACTGGTGGAGGTGCTGAAGCAGCAGGGGGTGGCCCGGATGGATGTGGTTGGCCAGGAGTTCGACCCGAATCTGCATGAGGCCGTGCTGCGGGAGGAAAGCAGCGAGTTCGCCGAGGACGTGGTGTGCGAGGAGCTCCAGCGCGGCTACCACCGCGACGGGCGTGTGCTTCGCCACGCCATGGTGAAGGTGTCGATGGGTCCAGGACCATCCGATCCAGGCTCAGCGCCTGCTGAAGCGGCAGCGGCACCGGATCAGACGGCGGAGGAGGCCTGA
- the dnaJ gene encoding molecular chaperone DnaJ — protein MADFYDLLGVSRDVDPDSLKRAYRRMARQYHPDINKDPGAEDRFKEIGRAYEVLSDPQTRARYDQFGEAGLGGAAGAPDMGDMGGFADLFETFFQGFGGPGGAGAGRPRRQGPQQGDDLRYDLTIDFEQAVFGQEQEIKIPHLETCDTCGGSGAKAGSGPTTCGTCGGAGQVRRATRTPFGSFTQVAECPNCGGTGQVISDPCGSCGGQGVKQVRKKLRINIPAGVDTGTRLRVTGEGNAGPRGGPSGDLYVFLTVRNHPRLQRDGLNIFSEVKVSYLQAILGDTIEVETVDGSKELDIPSGTQPGTVLTLPNLGIPKLGNPVARGDQRVTVTVDLPKRISDVERELLEQLAGHHSARGKQHHHHNSGLFARLFGQKG, from the coding sequence ATGGCCGACTTCTACGACCTGCTCGGCGTCAGCCGGGATGTGGATCCCGACAGCCTCAAGCGGGCTTATCGGCGCATGGCGCGTCAATACCACCCCGACATCAACAAGGATCCGGGTGCTGAAGACCGTTTCAAGGAAATCGGTCGTGCCTACGAGGTGCTCAGTGATCCCCAGACCAGGGCCCGTTACGACCAGTTCGGTGAAGCCGGCCTCGGCGGTGCGGCCGGTGCTCCCGACATGGGGGACATGGGCGGATTCGCGGACCTGTTCGAGACGTTTTTCCAGGGCTTCGGTGGACCCGGGGGTGCTGGAGCTGGTCGGCCGCGGCGTCAGGGCCCTCAGCAGGGGGATGACCTTCGGTACGACCTGACGATTGATTTCGAGCAGGCGGTGTTCGGTCAGGAGCAGGAGATCAAGATCCCGCATCTGGAGACCTGCGACACCTGCGGCGGTAGCGGTGCCAAAGCGGGCAGTGGACCCACCACCTGCGGCACCTGCGGCGGAGCCGGGCAAGTGCGCCGTGCCACCCGGACTCCCTTCGGCAGCTTCACCCAGGTCGCCGAGTGCCCCAACTGCGGAGGCACGGGCCAGGTGATTTCCGATCCTTGCGGGTCCTGTGGTGGCCAGGGTGTCAAACAGGTGCGCAAGAAGCTGCGGATCAACATTCCTGCCGGGGTGGACACCGGAACACGGCTTCGTGTGACCGGTGAAGGCAACGCCGGACCTCGGGGAGGGCCGTCCGGTGACCTCTACGTCTTCCTCACCGTTCGCAATCATCCGCGCTTGCAGCGGGATGGCCTGAACATCTTCTCGGAGGTCAAGGTCAGCTACCTCCAGGCGATTCTTGGCGACACCATCGAGGTGGAGACGGTGGATGGCAGCAAGGAGCTGGACATCCCCTCCGGCACCCAGCCCGGCACAGTGCTTACCTTGCCGAACCTGGGCATTCCCAAGCTCGGGAATCCGGTGGCACGGGGTGATCAGCGCGTGACGGTCACCGTGGATCTGCCCAAGCGGATCAGTGATGTGGAGCGGGAGCTCCTCGAGCAGTTGGCAGGTCACCATTCCGCCCGCGGCAAGCAACACCACCACCACAACAGTGGTCTGTTCGCTCGCTTGTTCGGTCAGAAGGGATGA
- a CDS encoding sulfurtransferase TusA family protein: MSRRSLDLRGTPCPVNFIRCKLTLEQMSSGDCLEVCLDRGEPEAMVLPGLRDAGHRVECIDQTPDAITIEVICGG; this comes from the coding sequence ATGAGCAGGCGTTCCCTGGATCTGCGGGGAACGCCCTGTCCGGTGAATTTCATTCGCTGCAAGCTCACCCTCGAGCAGATGAGCAGCGGTGATTGTCTCGAGGTCTGTCTCGATCGAGGTGAGCCTGAGGCCATGGTTCTTCCAGGTCTGCGGGATGCAGGCCATCGTGTGGAGTGCATTGATCAAACGCCGGATGCCATCACCATCGAGGTGATCTGCGGTGGCTGA
- the rsgA gene encoding ribosome small subunit-dependent GTPase A, translating to MVVALQANYLEVELDVAPDGCPGRLLCTRRTRLSHRGEAVYVGDRVRVEAIDPGQGRAVVAEVEPRHSFLTRPPVANVSLVAVVLAVEQPSFDPDQASRFLLTAERTGLEVILLLTKTDLLSAAALERLVTRLQGWGYDPLALSSAAGTGIDALRQRLAGAQLSVLCGPSGVGKSSLLNQLRPDLHLRTAAVSGRLQRGRHTTRHVELFPLGPSARVADTPGFNRPDLPEDPQELGVLFPELRQQLDPWPCRFRDCLHRGEPGCGVSTDWERYALYKAALIEQSSLSRPSRGG from the coding sequence ATGGTGGTGGCGCTCCAGGCCAACTACCTGGAGGTTGAACTGGATGTTGCACCTGATGGATGCCCAGGGCGGCTGCTCTGCACCCGTCGCACCCGGCTCAGCCATCGGGGTGAAGCCGTTTATGTGGGCGATCGGGTTCGCGTTGAGGCCATTGATCCAGGCCAGGGGCGTGCCGTGGTGGCCGAGGTCGAGCCACGCCACAGCTTTCTCACACGCCCACCGGTGGCCAACGTCTCCTTGGTGGCTGTGGTGTTGGCAGTGGAACAGCCCAGCTTTGACCCTGATCAGGCCAGTCGCTTCCTGTTGACGGCGGAACGGACCGGGTTGGAGGTGATCCTTCTGCTCACCAAGACAGACCTTCTTTCAGCTGCAGCGCTCGAGCGGCTTGTCACCCGGTTGCAGGGGTGGGGCTATGACCCGCTGGCGCTGTCCAGTGCAGCCGGAACGGGCATTGATGCTTTACGGCAGCGTTTGGCTGGTGCGCAGCTTTCGGTGCTGTGTGGGCCTTCTGGCGTGGGCAAGAGCAGCCTGCTCAACCAGTTGCGCCCTGATCTTCACCTGCGTACCGCTGCGGTGTCCGGTCGACTGCAGCGCGGGCGCCACACCACCCGCCATGTGGAGCTGTTTCCCCTGGGCCCGAGTGCGAGGGTGGCTGACACACCTGGGTTCAACCGCCCCGATCTTCCGGAGGATCCCCAGGAACTGGGGGTCCTCTTTCCGGAGCTGCGGCAGCAACTTGATCCCTGGCCCTGTCGCTTCCGCGACTGCCTGCATCGTGGTGAGCCCGGCTGCGGTGTGTCGACGGACTGGGAACGCTATGCCCTCTACAAGGCCGCGCTGATCGAGCAGAGCAGCCTCAGCCGCCCATCCCGGGGAGGTTGA
- a CDS encoding YbaB/EbfC family nucleoid-associated protein — translation MAGFGLPNFGQLTEAFKKAQEIQQNAQALQDELDGMEIEGKSSDGRASVWLSGNQQPLRVRLDPALLQEGQQASETATLEALQAAYEQSTATMKGRMEELTGGLNLNLPGMGG, via the coding sequence ATGGCAGGGTTCGGACTCCCCAATTTCGGCCAGCTCACCGAAGCCTTCAAGAAGGCCCAGGAGATTCAACAGAACGCTCAGGCCCTGCAGGACGAACTGGACGGGATGGAGATCGAAGGCAAGAGCAGCGATGGCCGTGCCAGCGTTTGGCTGTCGGGCAACCAGCAACCCCTGCGGGTGCGGCTGGACCCAGCCCTACTGCAGGAGGGCCAACAAGCGAGCGAAACGGCCACCCTGGAAGCCCTGCAGGCGGCCTATGAGCAATCCACCGCCACAATGAAGGGCCGGATGGAAGAACTCACCGGTGGCCTGAATCTCAACCTCCCCGGGATGGGCGGCTGA